From the genome of Sphingomonas sp. HMP6, one region includes:
- a CDS encoding COX15/CtaA family protein, whose translation MLQASTLPTRLRPRTLSNWLFFVAALVVAMVIIGGITRLTESGLSITQWKPISGIIPPLTGAQWQAEFDNYKKIPEYQQLNRGMTMAGFQAIFFWEYVHRLLGRVVGAAYLLPLLAFWAARRIPRGYVPRLFALVALVCFQGAIGWWMVSSGLAKRTDVSHVRLAVHLVTALTLLAGTVWTALDLRDLAANRLANPARLRAFAATALVLLFVQIMFGAFTAGLDAGYAFSSWPLMGDEIFPAATPMTDPLWRNAVDNPVAVQFIHRWLAFVAAAGVVWLGLKAIRAGAPLVGWSLIVLVAAQIVLGIATLLSGVEIVVAVAHQANAALTLIVATAAAHAVSRRAA comes from the coding sequence ATGCTCCAAGCATCCACGCTCCCAACCCGCCTCCGGCCGCGCACGCTGTCGAACTGGCTGTTTTTCGTCGCTGCGCTCGTCGTTGCGATGGTCATCATCGGCGGCATCACGCGGTTGACCGAATCGGGACTGTCGATCACGCAGTGGAAACCGATCAGCGGGATCATCCCGCCGCTGACCGGCGCGCAATGGCAGGCCGAGTTCGACAATTATAAGAAAATCCCTGAATATCAACAGCTCAACCGCGGCATGACGATGGCTGGGTTCCAGGCGATCTTCTTCTGGGAATATGTCCATCGCTTGCTCGGCCGCGTCGTTGGCGCGGCCTATCTGCTGCCGCTCCTCGCCTTCTGGGCGGCAAGGCGGATCCCGCGCGGCTATGTGCCGCGGCTGTTCGCGCTCGTCGCCTTGGTGTGTTTCCAGGGGGCGATCGGGTGGTGGATGGTGTCGTCGGGCCTCGCAAAGCGTACCGATGTCAGCCACGTAAGGCTCGCCGTCCACCTCGTTACCGCGCTCACGCTGCTCGCGGGCACGGTGTGGACCGCGCTCGACCTGCGCGATCTCGCCGCCAACCGGCTGGCCAACCCGGCGCGGCTGCGTGCCTTCGCGGCCACTGCGCTCGTCCTGCTGTTCGTGCAGATCATGTTCGGCGCGTTCACCGCGGGACTCGATGCGGGGTACGCCTTTTCAAGCTGGCCGCTGATGGGCGACGAAATCTTCCCGGCAGCGACGCCGATGACCGATCCGCTGTGGCGCAACGCGGTGGATAACCCTGTCGCTGTGCAATTCATCCACCGCTGGCTCGCCTTCGTCGCGGCGGCGGGAGTCGTGTGGCTCGGGCTTAAGGCGATCCGCGCTGGCGCCCCGCTGGTCGGTTGGTCTCTGATTGTCCTCGTCGCTGCGCAGATCGTGCTTGGCATTGCGACATTGCTGAGCGGTGTCGAGATCGTCGTCGCGGTCGCGCATCAGGCGAACGCCGCGCTCACGCTGATCGTAGCGACGGCGGCGGCGCATGCAGTGAGCCGCCGCGCCGCGTGA
- a CDS encoding phospholipase D-like domain-containing protein: MSVIVDADAYFSNARSAMLKAKRRIMLIGWDFDARIELVGGDRLPDEPTTVGRFIYWLVERNPELEIFLLRWDVGALKTFLRGSNIGTIAKWMRHPRIHTKLDAFHPVGASHHQKIVVIDDCLAFCGGIDMTSERWDTRDHHDEEPRRVNPGGKPYKPWHDATTALQGPIAGALGELARDRWARAGGHSLDPVQAQTECWPEDLQPDFHDVEVGIATTRPEMPECPPVREIGALFVAQIAAAKHSIYAESQYFASRRIAEAIAARLAEPDCPEIVIINPVTAQGWLEPVAMDTARARLVAALRRRDTHGRLKIYHPFTAQGTPIYVHAKVMIIDGQMLRIGSANMNNRSLGLDTECDVTIDAGAEGATAIRAIRDGLIAEHLGCPVNQVAREIDARGSIIATIEALRGTGRSLRPYEIPDLSAIEKWLADNEVLDPESPSEMFEVTAKTGLFRRLRHPWG; this comes from the coding sequence ATGAGCGTGATCGTCGATGCCGATGCTTATTTCAGCAATGCGCGATCGGCGATGCTCAAGGCCAAGCGGCGGATCATGTTGATAGGATGGGATTTCGACGCGCGGATAGAACTGGTCGGCGGCGACCGCCTGCCCGATGAACCGACTACGGTCGGCCGCTTCATCTACTGGCTGGTCGAACGCAACCCGGAGCTGGAAATTTTCCTGCTGCGCTGGGATGTCGGCGCGCTGAAAACCTTTTTGCGCGGCTCGAATATTGGAACGATCGCAAAATGGATGCGCCATCCGCGCATCCACACCAAGCTGGACGCCTTCCACCCGGTCGGGGCCTCGCATCACCAGAAGATCGTCGTAATCGATGACTGTCTCGCTTTCTGTGGCGGCATCGACATGACCAGCGAGCGCTGGGACACGCGTGATCACCATGATGAAGAGCCGCGCCGGGTGAATCCCGGGGGCAAGCCGTACAAGCCGTGGCACGACGCCACCACGGCGTTGCAGGGTCCGATTGCGGGCGCGCTTGGAGAATTGGCGCGCGACCGCTGGGCGCGTGCAGGTGGCCATTCGCTCGATCCGGTGCAGGCGCAAACGGAATGCTGGCCCGAGGACCTGCAGCCGGATTTCCACGATGTCGAGGTCGGTATCGCCACGACTCGGCCGGAAATGCCAGAATGCCCGCCGGTGCGAGAGATCGGAGCGCTTTTCGTGGCGCAGATCGCGGCCGCCAAACACAGCATCTACGCCGAGAGCCAATATTTCGCCTCGCGTCGGATCGCGGAGGCAATCGCTGCGCGACTCGCCGAGCCGGATTGCCCGGAGATCGTCATCATCAATCCCGTAACGGCGCAGGGCTGGCTCGAGCCGGTGGCGATGGACACGGCGCGCGCCCGGCTCGTGGCTGCGCTCAGGCGCCGCGACACACACGGTCGCCTGAAAATCTATCATCCCTTCACCGCACAAGGCACGCCAATCTACGTCCACGCTAAGGTGATGATCATCGACGGACAGATGTTGCGGATCGGATCGGCCAATATGAACAACCGCTCGCTGGGCCTCGATACCGAATGCGATGTGACGATCGATGCCGGCGCGGAGGGTGCCACCGCGATCCGGGCGATCCGGGATGGTCTGATCGCCGAACATCTCGGGTGCCCGGTGAATCAGGTCGCGCGCGAAATCGACGCGCGCGGTTCGATTATCGCGACGATCGAGGCGTTGCGAGGCACGGGCCGCTCGCTACGGCCCTATGAAATCCCGGACCTGAGCGCGATCGAGAAATGGCTCGCCGATAATGAGGTACTAGACCCCGAGAGTCCGTCGGAAATGTTCGAGGTGACGGCCAAGACGGGCTTGTTCCGGCGGCTCCGCCATCCTTGGGGCTGA
- a CDS encoding MerC domain-containing protein: protein MTSLAHTPAIQWIEQRFDNMAIGLSGLCVVHCIASSVFIALASTAGGLLLNPLFHEIGLTIAIGFGVLALGRGIFAHGYMMPAVVGSAGLGTMAGAISLPHDGSGMETVWTLVGVAILALGHDLNRRASN, encoded by the coding sequence ATGACGAGTCTTGCCCATACCCCGGCGATCCAGTGGATCGAGCAGCGCTTCGACAATATGGCGATCGGCCTGTCGGGGCTGTGCGTCGTGCATTGCATCGCCAGTTCGGTGTTCATTGCGCTCGCCTCGACCGCGGGTGGGTTGCTGCTCAATCCCTTGTTCCATGAAATCGGCCTGACGATCGCGATCGGGTTCGGCGTGCTGGCGCTGGGGCGGGGGATCTTCGCGCATGGCTATATGATGCCGGCGGTGGTCGGGTCGGCTGGCCTGGGCACGATGGCGGGGGCGATTTCGCTGCCGCATGACGGATCCGGCATGGAGACGGTGTGGACGCTGGTCGGCGTCGCAATCCTGGCGCTCGGCCACGATCTCAATCGGCGCGCCTCCAACTAG
- a CDS encoding Fur family transcriptional regulator, giving the protein MAAHHHHEPQGADLATAAQATLEKSGEQWTTMRANIFAALAGFDKPASAYDIAEAVSKSEGRRVAANSVYRILDLFVGANLARRVESSNAYIANAHPDCLHDCIFLVCDTCGQTTHLDDDRITKGVRSAAEAAGFLPVRPVIEVRGKCATCD; this is encoded by the coding sequence ATGGCAGCGCATCATCATCACGAGCCGCAAGGCGCCGATCTCGCTACTGCGGCACAGGCAACGCTCGAAAAATCAGGCGAGCAATGGACCACGATGCGTGCCAACATCTTTGCGGCGCTCGCCGGGTTCGACAAGCCAGCCTCTGCCTATGACATTGCCGAGGCGGTCTCCAAGTCCGAAGGTCGCCGCGTCGCTGCCAACAGCGTGTACCGCATTCTCGACCTGTTCGTTGGCGCGAACCTGGCGCGGCGGGTGGAGAGTTCGAACGCCTATATCGCCAACGCCCATCCCGATTGCCTGCACGACTGCATCTTCCTGGTCTGCGACACGTGCGGGCAGACGACGCATCTCGACGATGATCGCATTACCAAGGGTGTGCGCTCGGCGGCGGAAGCGGCGGGCTTCTTGCCGGTGCGCCCGGTGATCGAAGTGCGCGGCAAATGTGCGACGTGCGATTGA
- a CDS encoding GNAT family N-acetyltransferase translates to MPGLTYRLATEADIPAISTLMDRAIDSLQSAYLSPDEVAASRLSMGLDTQLIADRTYFLVEQAGAPVGCGGWSYRATLYGGDHSAAQRDARTLDPVSDAARIRAMYTDPIYVRRGVGRLVLALCEDAARAAGFRRVEMMATLAGEPLYLACGYLPIERVSKMAESGPPVPGVRMGKDLL, encoded by the coding sequence ATGCCCGGCCTCACCTATCGCCTCGCGACCGAGGCCGACATCCCCGCGATCTCCACGCTGATGGATCGCGCGATCGATTCGCTGCAAAGTGCCTATCTCTCGCCCGACGAGGTCGCCGCGAGCCGGTTGAGCATGGGCCTCGATACGCAATTGATAGCCGACCGCACCTATTTTCTGGTCGAGCAGGCCGGCGCGCCGGTCGGCTGTGGCGGATGGAGCTACCGCGCGACGCTGTATGGCGGCGATCACAGCGCAGCGCAGCGCGATGCCCGCACGCTAGATCCGGTGAGCGACGCTGCCCGCATCCGCGCCATGTACACCGATCCGATCTATGTCCGCCGCGGGGTCGGGCGGCTCGTGCTCGCGCTGTGCGAGGATGCCGCACGCGCGGCGGGCTTCCGCCGGGTCGAGATGATGGCGACACTGGCCGGCGAGCCGCTGTATCTCGCCTGCGGTTATCTGCCGATCGAGCGCGTCTCGAAGATGGCCGAAAGCGGCCCGCCCGTACCTGGCGTCCGGATGGGCAAGGATTTGCTCTGA
- the dxs gene encoding 1-deoxy-D-xylulose-5-phosphate synthase, translating into MVDALQTPLLDTVQLPSDLRALAPTQLRQLADELRQETIAAVGVTGGHLGSGLGVVELTVAIHYVFNTPNDKLVWDVGHQCYPHKILTGRRDRIRTLRMGGGLSGFTKRSESEYDPFGAAHSSTSISASLGFAIANKIAGKPGKGIAVIGDGAMSAGMAYEAMNNAAQAGNRLVVILNDNDMSIAPPVGGLSAYLSRIVSSREFLGFRDLARKLAKHLPKPIAAGMRKTDEFARGIAMGGTLFEELGFYYVGPIDGHNLDQLIPVLENVRDAEEGPILVHVVTKKGKGYGPAEAAADKYHGVQKFDVISGVQSKAPPGPPQYQNVFGAQLSKEAETDPTICAITAAMPSGTGLDAFSKAHPERFFDVGIAEQHAVTFAAGLAAEGMRPFCAIYSTFLQRAYDQVVHDVCIQNLPVRFAIDRAGLVGADGATHAGSFDVTYLATLPNMVVMAPADEAELVHMTHTAVLHDSGPIAIRYPRGNGTGVELPAEAQQLEIGKGRIVKQGHKVAILSLGTRLGEAMRAAEVLEAKGLSTTVADLRFAKPLDEDLIRKLLTTHEVAVTIEEAAVGGLGAHVLTFASDDGLIDAGLKLRTLRLPDIFQDQDKPEVQYAQAGLDADAIVETVLKALRHNSGAVAEGARA; encoded by the coding sequence ATGGTTGACGCTCTTCAAACGCCGTTGCTCGACACGGTCCAGCTCCCCTCCGATCTTCGCGCGCTCGCGCCGACGCAGTTGCGGCAGCTTGCCGACGAGCTGCGGCAGGAGACGATCGCCGCGGTCGGCGTGACCGGGGGCCACCTCGGGTCGGGGCTCGGCGTGGTCGAACTGACCGTCGCGATCCATTATGTGTTCAACACGCCCAACGACAAACTCGTCTGGGACGTCGGGCATCAATGCTACCCGCACAAGATTCTGACCGGACGGCGTGACCGCATCCGTACGCTGCGCATGGGCGGGGGGCTGTCGGGCTTCACCAAGCGCAGCGAGAGCGAGTACGATCCGTTCGGCGCGGCGCATTCGTCGACCTCGATCTCGGCCAGCCTTGGCTTTGCCATCGCCAACAAGATTGCGGGCAAGCCCGGCAAGGGCATCGCGGTGATCGGCGACGGCGCGATGTCGGCGGGCATGGCGTATGAGGCGATGAACAACGCCGCACAGGCGGGCAACCGGCTGGTCGTCATTTTGAACGACAATGACATGTCGATCGCACCGCCGGTTGGTGGACTCTCGGCCTATCTCAGCCGGATCGTGTCGAGCCGCGAATTCCTGGGCTTCCGCGATCTGGCGCGCAAGCTCGCCAAGCATTTGCCCAAGCCGATCGCGGCTGGGATGCGCAAGACCGACGAGTTCGCCCGCGGCATCGCGATGGGCGGTACGCTGTTCGAAGAGCTCGGCTTTTATTATGTCGGGCCGATCGACGGGCATAATCTCGACCAGTTGATCCCGGTGCTCGAAAACGTCCGCGATGCCGAGGAAGGTCCGATCCTGGTCCATGTCGTGACCAAGAAGGGCAAGGGCTATGGCCCGGCCGAGGCGGCGGCGGACAAATATCACGGCGTGCAGAAATTCGACGTCATTTCGGGCGTGCAGAGCAAGGCACCCCCGGGGCCGCCGCAGTACCAGAACGTGTTCGGCGCGCAGCTTTCCAAGGAAGCGGAGACCGACCCGACGATCTGCGCGATCACCGCGGCGATGCCGTCGGGCACCGGGCTCGATGCGTTCAGCAAGGCGCATCCCGAGCGCTTCTTCGACGTCGGCATTGCCGAACAGCACGCGGTCACCTTCGCGGCCGGTTTGGCCGCCGAGGGGATGCGGCCGTTCTGCGCGATCTATTCGACCTTCCTGCAGCGCGCGTACGATCAGGTCGTGCATGACGTCTGCATCCAGAACCTCCCGGTGCGCTTTGCGATCGATCGTGCGGGCCTGGTCGGCGCGGACGGCGCGACGCATGCCGGGTCATTCGACGTGACCTATCTCGCCACCCTGCCCAACATGGTGGTGATGGCGCCGGCCGACGAAGCCGAGCTGGTCCACATGACGCACACCGCCGTGCTGCACGATAGCGGGCCGATCGCGATCCGCTATCCGCGCGGCAATGGCACCGGGGTCGAGCTGCCCGCGGAAGCGCAGCAGCTCGAGATCGGCAAGGGGCGGATCGTAAAGCAAGGCCATAAGGTGGCGATCCTGTCGCTCGGCACGCGGCTGGGCGAGGCGATGCGGGCGGCAGAAGTGCTCGAGGCCAAGGGGCTCAGCACGACCGTCGCCGATCTGCGCTTCGCTAAGCCGCTCGACGAGGATCTGATCCGCAAGCTGCTGACGACGCATGAAGTGGCGGTCACGATCGAGGAGGCCGCGGTCGGTGGCCTCGGCGCGCACGTGCTGACCTTCGCGTCGGACGACGGCTTGATCGATGCTGGCCTGAAGCTGCGCACGCTGCGCTTGCCCGACATCTTCCAGGATCAGGACAAGCCCGAAGTGCAATATGCGCAGGCCGGGCTGGACGCCGATGCGATCGTCGAGACGGTGCTGAAGGCGCTGCGCCACAATTCGGGTGCGGTCGCGGAGGGTGCGCGGGCCTGA
- a CDS encoding DUF6629 family protein, which produces MCFSATASFTAAGALAVVGVATLRHVREPRALLFACVPLLFAAHQFSEGMVWLALEGRLGAIAVDHTVFLFTLYAIGILPLLMPVAVVLMEPPGWRRRAILALCGVGAVVFAWDMAGLVVAPTCAAIEQHSIAYSNPITSQMWVSLLYILATCGALLLSTHRVVRGYGVLNVIGLTIVHVVKGYAFASVWCFYAAVLSVVLYRQFNRQDIDVATPNGTSAPRRPFVLSWLRG; this is translated from the coding sequence ATGTGCTTTTCCGCCACCGCCAGTTTCACTGCCGCGGGCGCGCTCGCGGTGGTCGGCGTGGCGACGCTGCGGCATGTGCGCGAGCCGCGCGCTCTGCTGTTCGCGTGCGTACCGTTGCTGTTCGCAGCGCACCAGTTTTCCGAGGGGATGGTGTGGCTCGCGCTTGAGGGGCGGCTGGGGGCCATTGCGGTCGATCACACGGTGTTCCTCTTCACGCTCTACGCGATCGGGATCCTGCCGCTGCTGATGCCGGTCGCGGTGGTGTTGATGGAACCGCCGGGGTGGCGGCGACGGGCGATCCTGGCGTTGTGCGGCGTGGGCGCGGTGGTGTTCGCGTGGGACATGGCCGGTCTGGTCGTCGCGCCGACCTGCGCGGCGATCGAGCAGCATTCGATTGCCTATAGCAACCCGATCACCAGCCAGATGTGGGTGTCGCTGCTCTACATCCTGGCGACGTGCGGCGCGCTGTTGCTGTCGACGCACCGCGTGGTGCGCGGCTATGGGGTGCTCAACGTGATCGGGCTGACGATCGTGCATGTCGTGAAGGGCTATGCCTTCGCCTCGGTGTGGTGCTTCTATGCCGCGGTGCTGAGCGTGGTGCTGTATCGGCAGTTCAACCGGCAGGACATCGACGTCGCGACGCCCAACGGGACGAGCGCGCCGCGGCGGCCGTTTGTCTTGTCGTGGCTCCGGGGGTGA
- a CDS encoding c-type cytochrome produces the protein MRLAILILPALLIAGGGVAAFAQSAPAVMPVASTPASDIVQGRRAAFRLSGGILGNLKAAAARGDDLTKVAGQARALAGWARAIPGMFPTGSNVAPSEALPNVWTDRAGFAAKAADYAAAADKLADLAKAGDTAGFTAQVDAVGKTCGACHTAYRAPPPKAG, from the coding sequence ATGCGCCTAGCGATCCTGATCCTCCCCGCGTTGCTGATCGCCGGGGGCGGCGTTGCAGCGTTTGCCCAGAGCGCGCCCGCCGTGATGCCGGTGGCGAGCACGCCTGCGAGCGACATCGTGCAGGGCCGCCGCGCCGCGTTCCGCCTGTCGGGTGGCATCCTGGGGAATTTGAAGGCGGCGGCGGCGCGCGGCGATGATCTGACCAAGGTGGCCGGACAAGCCCGCGCGCTTGCCGGATGGGCGCGCGCGATCCCCGGCATGTTCCCGACCGGCAGCAACGTCGCGCCGAGCGAGGCGCTCCCCAATGTCTGGACCGACCGCGCGGGCTTCGCCGCCAAGGCCGCCGACTATGCCGCCGCCGCCGACAAGCTCGCCGATTTGGCCAAGGCGGGCGACACGGCGGGGTTCACCGCGCAGGTGGATGCAGTGGGCAAGACCTGCGGGGCGTGTCACACGGCGTATCGCGCGCCGCCGCCCAAGGCGGGGTGA
- a CDS encoding SIR2 family NAD-dependent protein deacylase, with the protein MEQSLDRCTNPKAEIRRLIKGGDYLSACQLIKSRLGPASWHDVLEHFFLNPNYAPDDIHQTIFDLDLPIVATTNIDSIYDRFLSANYNAATIIKPYHDDSIGRYVKGDASTRLVIKVHGSVDNLEGTVFTRQEYANARSKHAGFYDLLSSLISTQTFLFLGYSLADPDINLILEDNARRFKSPRPHYLLTSDRATPDMVRLFEENYSIKILQYSPLKDHEELVSSLRGLASSAASARSHMAASLIW; encoded by the coding sequence TTGGAGCAGTCGCTAGATAGATGCACAAATCCGAAAGCCGAAATACGGCGACTTATAAAAGGCGGCGATTATTTAAGCGCGTGTCAGCTTATTAAATCAAGACTCGGACCTGCTTCTTGGCATGACGTTCTAGAACATTTTTTCCTTAATCCTAATTATGCGCCAGACGATATTCATCAGACAATATTTGATCTCGATCTCCCGATAGTTGCCACTACCAATATTGATAGTATTTATGACAGATTTTTGAGCGCAAACTATAACGCGGCGACAATTATAAAGCCTTACCACGACGATTCTATTGGTCGATATGTAAAGGGTGATGCGAGTACACGTTTAGTCATAAAGGTGCATGGCTCAGTTGACAACTTAGAAGGGACGGTTTTTACTAGACAAGAATACGCAAATGCTCGTTCTAAGCATGCTGGTTTCTACGACCTTTTGTCATCTCTCATCTCGACTCAGACATTTTTGTTTTTGGGATATAGCTTGGCTGATCCTGACATAAATCTTATACTAGAGGATAATGCCCGAAGGTTTAAGTCACCTCGGCCTCACTATCTGCTGACCTCGGATCGAGCGACACCGGACATGGTTCGTCTCTTCGAGGAGAACTATTCTATAAAGATCTTGCAATACAGCCCGTTAAAAGATCATGAGGAGTTAGTTTCTTCTTTACGTGGCTTGGCTTCTTCCGCCGCATCCGCGCGTTCACATATGGCGGCTAGCCTAATATGGTAG